A single region of the Oreochromis niloticus isolate F11D_XX linkage group LG19, O_niloticus_UMD_NMBU, whole genome shotgun sequence genome encodes:
- the insm2 gene encoding insulinoma-associated protein 2 — MEKKMLTRIGCSLSLPLSLSRSLIIPARAPLSPSLSFRHFKALLESGLKTTVVVLSAVLVPRAVIATMPRGFLVKRHRRGSAYRSRSNNNKPEGDRSGGGRGYSCEATGAESHVLSVFPFQRQDGEFPVSREDSAGVREAWSPHVESALEAEADRRAQLPESELDALSPDGDFSCFFPPPPPPLTDSCSPVKPVGTRLLEQREEGEKQLLFTGRCLPSSPVPDLPDLPFLVSSTPTSVSASIERILASSSRHHTPSYGHGDKYDPPHVHLFPHLTVMNQEAARKRSFLEPSSSRHSKQSAGSNPTKKPKVNRKLNFEDEVTTSPVLGLRIKKESPELRRHREKSSGPGGNQPLGEFICQLCKEEYPDPFSLAQHKCSRIVRVEYRCPECDKVFSCPANLASHRRWHKPRPVSSPASETPTPNKNLSLKEARGLAQHERPPVELEGKENELLRVNTNQHHAALDSSRMRREQSLLLLHARSRDSPDGDGLAPPRYDSSPRYRNPAENCLDLQPQVRAADSPPSSLLVLNPEERADLPQQQLPPLPFVQSLPEEEVYECRYCGKKFRRQAYLKKHLAAHEMTSRASPPAASYGQAREPSSGQSQVCLCHLCGARFPSVEIRDKHRLWHAMRDELIAETLGGGGRRGDVFHAHREESGGGECDHQQQQEQQQIFTCKHCPSTFFSSPGLTRHINKSHPTENRQVMLLQMTVRP; from the coding sequence atggaaaaaaaaatgttaacgCGGATAggctgctctctttctctccctctctctctctcccgttCACTCATCATACCTGCGCGCGCCcccctctccccctctctctctttccgcCACTTCAAAGCTCTACTTGAAAGTGGGCTCAAGACAACAGTTGTTGTCCTTTCCGCTGTCCTTGTGCCACGCGCTGTCATCGCCACAATGCCTCGAGGATTCTTGGTGAAGAGACACCGGCGAGGCTCGGCATACCGGTCAcggagcaacaacaacaaaccggAGGGTGACCGGAGCGGCGGCGGCAGGGGATACAGCTGTGAAGCGACCGGAGCAGAGAGCCACGTGCTCAGTGTTTTCCCGTTTCAGCGGCAGGACGGAGAGTTCCCAGTGTCCCGCGAGGACTCCGCTGGTGTCAGGGAGGCTTGGAGCCCGCACGTGGAGTCCGCTCTGGAGGCGGAGGCGGACCGGCGCGCGCAGTTACCTGAGAGCGAGTTGGACGCTTTGAGCCCCGACGGTGACTTCTCGTGCTTCTTCCCGCCGCCGCCTCCGCCACTCACCGACTCCTGCAGCCCCGTTAAACCGGTCGGCACGAGACTTCTTGAGCAGCGCGAGGaaggagaaaaacagctgctgttCACGGGCCGGTGTCTGCCGTCCTCCCCAGTACCGGACCTGCCGGATCTGCCGTTCCTGGTCAGCTCCACGCCGACCTCGGTGTCCGCCTCCATCGAGAGGATCCTCGCGAGCAGCAGCCGCCACCACACGCCGTCCTACGGTCACGGTGACAAGTATGACCCGCCCCACGTGCACCTGTTCCCGCATCTCACCGTGATGAACCAGGAGGCGGCGAGGAAACGCTCGTTCCTCGAGCCGAGCAGCAGCAGACACAGCAAACAGTCTGCGGGCAGCAACCCCACGAAAAAACCCAAAGTCAACCGGAAGCTGAACTTCGAGGATGAGGTCACGACCTCCCCGGTTCTGGGTCTGCGCATCAAGAAGGAGAGCCCTGAGCTGCGGAGGCACCGAGAGAAGTCGTCCGGCCCCGGCGGGAATCAGCCGCTGGGGGAGTTCATCTGCCAGCTGTGCAAAGAGGAGTACCCCGACCCCTTCTCCCTTGCGCAGCACAAGTGCTCCCGCATAGTGCGTGTGGAGTACCGGTGCCCCGAGTGCGACAAGGTCTTCAGCTGCCCGGCCAACTTGGCCTCTCACCGCCGCTGGCACAAGCCGCGCCCGGTGAGCAGCCCGGCAAGTGAGACCCCGACCCCCAACAAGAACCTTTCGCTCAAAGAGGCACGAGGGCTCGCTCAGCACGAGAGGCCGCCAGTGGAGTTGGAGGGCAAGGAGAACGAGCTGCTGCGCGTGAACACCAATCAGCACCACGCGGCGCTGGACAGCTCCCGCATGAGGCGCGAGcagtctctgctgctgctccacgCGCGGTCCCGGGACAGCCCGGACGGCGACGGCCTCGCGCCTCCCCGCTACGACTCCTCTCCGCGTTACCGGAACCCAGCCGAGAACTGCCTGGACCTGCAGCCGCAGGTGAGAGCCGCGGACAGCCCGCCGTCCAGCCTCCTCGTGCTGAACCCAGAGGAGCGCGCGGACCTGCCCCAGCAGCAGCTTCCGCCTCTGCCGTTCGTTCAGTCGTTACCGGAGGAGGAGGTGTACGAGTGCCGGTATTGCGGGAAGAAGTTCCGGCGGCAGGCTTACCTGAAGAAACACCTGGCCGCGCACGAGATGACATCGCGAGCGTCTCCGCCCGCTGCATCTTATGGCCAAGCGCGCGAGCCCAGTTCCGGACAGAGCCAGGTGTGCCTTTGTCACCTGTGCGGCGCGCGCTTCCCGTCGGTCGAAATCAGGGACAAGCACCGGCTGTGGCACGCGATGAGGGACGAGCTGATAGCGGAGACACTGGGAGGAGGAGGACGCAGAGGGGACGTTTTCCACGCGCACAGAGAGGAGAGCGGTGGCGGGGAGTGcgaccaccagcagcagcaggagcagcaacAGATCTTCACGTGCAAACACTGCCCCTCCACTTTCTTCAGCTCCCCGGGACTCACGAGACACATCAATAAGTCTCACCCCACCGAGAACCGGCAGGTGATGCTGCTGCAGATGACCGTGCGGCCGTGA